A single genomic interval of Spirosoma linguale DSM 74 harbors:
- a CDS encoding 2-oxoglutarate dehydrogenase, E2 subunit, dihydrolipoamide succinyltransferase (TIGRFAM: 2-oxoglutarate dehydrogenase, E2 subunit, dihydrolipoamide succinyltransferase~PFAM: catalytic domain of components of various dehydrogenase complexes; biotin/lipoyl attachment domain- containing protein; E3 binding domain protein~KEGG: sit:TM1040_3510 dihydrolipoamide succinyltransferase), which yields MAVDMKIPPVGESITEVTVGTWYKKEGDHVKMDDVLCGLDSDKATFELTAEADGVLHILAQEGDVLPIGASICTIDGDGSAPAPAPAAEPAKAAAPAPSAPAPQPTPAMQSVAEPAQAAVATPAAATSVIEMKVPAVGESVTEVTIASWSKKDGDQVALDEVLCELESDKATFELPAEAAGILRIVAQAGETLPIGALIAKIEVGAATAAPAAAPAPQPAASAPAADTSANGQNGTSYAANYPSPAAAKILDEKGVNAQQVQGTGVGGRITKDDAMKASPAPAPAPQPAAAKPAAPAPAPAAPSVPGSRNQRREKMTSLRRTIARRLVAVKNETAMLTTFNEVDMKPIMDLRNKFKDKFKEKNGVGLGFMSFFTKAVCIALKDFPAVNAQIDGDQMVFNDFCDISIAVSSDRGLVVPVIRNAEQLSFAQIEKEVVRLAGLARENKLTIEQMTGGTFTITNGGTFGSMLSTPIINAPQSAILGMHNIVERAVVVNGEIVIRPIMYVALSYDHRIIDGKESVSFLVRVKQILEDPTRILFDM from the coding sequence ATGGCCGTTGACATGAAAATCCCTCCCGTGGGGGAATCCATTACCGAAGTAACTGTTGGTACCTGGTATAAAAAAGAAGGTGACCACGTAAAAATGGACGATGTGCTTTGCGGACTCGACTCCGACAAGGCCACGTTCGAACTTACTGCTGAAGCCGATGGCGTTCTGCACATTCTGGCGCAGGAGGGCGATGTGTTGCCTATTGGAGCCAGCATTTGCACCATCGATGGTGATGGCAGTGCTCCGGCACCTGCCCCGGCAGCCGAGCCAGCTAAAGCTGCCGCACCGGCTCCGTCAGCACCTGCTCCACAGCCTACTCCGGCAATGCAGTCGGTAGCGGAACCCGCACAGGCAGCCGTAGCTACTCCCGCAGCAGCTACCAGTGTCATTGAAATGAAAGTTCCGGCCGTTGGTGAATCCGTTACAGAAGTGACGATTGCCTCCTGGAGCAAAAAAGATGGTGATCAGGTGGCCCTTGATGAAGTTCTCTGCGAACTCGAATCCGACAAGGCCACCTTCGAACTCCCAGCAGAAGCCGCCGGTATACTCCGTATCGTAGCTCAGGCTGGCGAAACGCTGCCCATCGGTGCGTTGATCGCCAAAATAGAAGTTGGTGCCGCTACTGCTGCTCCGGCCGCTGCCCCCGCGCCACAACCTGCTGCGAGTGCCCCCGCTGCCGATACATCGGCCAATGGTCAGAACGGTACCAGCTATGCAGCAAATTACCCGTCGCCGGCAGCCGCTAAGATTCTGGACGAGAAAGGCGTTAATGCGCAACAAGTTCAGGGTACCGGCGTTGGCGGACGTATTACAAAAGACGATGCCATGAAAGCATCGCCCGCACCTGCTCCGGCACCTCAGCCAGCAGCGGCTAAACCCGCGGCTCCGGCACCAGCACCAGCGGCTCCTTCTGTACCGGGCAGCCGCAACCAGCGTCGCGAAAAAATGACGTCACTCCGCCGGACAATCGCCCGCCGGTTAGTGGCCGTTAAGAATGAGACAGCTATGCTGACTACCTTCAACGAGGTAGACATGAAGCCGATCATGGACCTGCGGAACAAGTTCAAAGACAAGTTCAAAGAGAAAAATGGCGTAGGGCTTGGCTTTATGTCGTTCTTCACGAAGGCTGTTTGTATTGCGCTGAAAGATTTCCCGGCTGTAAATGCTCAAATCGACGGCGATCAGATGGTGTTCAACGATTTCTGCGATATTTCAATCGCCGTTTCGTCAGACCGTGGTCTGGTTGTTCCCGTTATCCGGAATGCCGAGCAGTTGAGTTTTGCGCAAATTGAGAAAGAAGTCGTTCGTTTGGCGGGTCTGGCTCGTGAAAACAAACTGACCATCGAGCAAATGACGGGTGGTACGTTCACCATTACTAATGGCGGTACATTCGGATCGATGCTGTCGACGCCGATTATCAATGCACCACAGTCGGCTATTCTGGGTATGCACAACATTGTTGAGCGTGCGGTAGTCGTCAACGGCGAAATCGTTATCCGCCCGATCATGTACGTAGCGCTTTCGTACGATCACCGGATCATCGATGGTAAAGAATCCGTTAGCTTCCTGGTTCGCGTAAAGCAAATTCTGGAAGACCCAACCCGGATTCTGTTCGATATGTAA
- a CDS encoding phosphoglycerate mutase, 2,3-bisphosphoglycerate- independent (KEGG: hypothetical protein~TIGRFAM: phosphoglycerate mutase, 2,3- bisphosphoglycerate-independent~PFAM: BPG-independent PGAM domain protein; metalloenzyme domain protein), producing the protein MDKKVILIILDGWGIPLKPEVSAIEAANTPFMNSLYPKYPHSTLEASGLAVGLPAGQMGNSEVGHMNLGAGRVVYQDLVKVNKAVDEHTLDNEPVLVNALNYAKTNGKKVHFIGLVSDGGVHAHIEHVKGLLSIAQAHGLTDVFVHAFTDGRDTDPKGGIGYLTDLQAHMAVSTGQIATVIGRYYAMDRDNRWERVKVAYDAMVKGEGTKVAGADIAASLQASYDAGVTDEFIKPLIVANVDGSPVAVIEDGDVVLCFNFRTDRGREITQALTQKDFPEQDMKKLSLEYITMTNYDSEFENVKVIFDKDNLQNTLGEVVAGAGRKQIRIAETEKYPHVTFFFSGGREEPFAGEKRLLCPSPKEMVVRDANGVETTIPVKTYDQKPEMAAYDIRDAIIPELESEEPDFICLNFANTDMVGHTGVFEAVKIAAETADACAQAVTEAALAHGYTTIIIADHGNAEFMTNDDGTPNTAHTTNLVPCILIDKDYHPSLKDGKLADIAPTILELMGIPQPAEMGGVSLIVN; encoded by the coding sequence ATGGACAAAAAAGTAATTCTCATCATTCTTGACGGCTGGGGTATTCCGCTAAAGCCCGAAGTGTCGGCTATCGAAGCAGCCAATACACCCTTCATGAATTCACTCTACCCCAAATACCCCCATAGTACACTGGAGGCTTCCGGGCTGGCCGTTGGGCTTCCGGCCGGCCAAATGGGTAATTCCGAAGTAGGGCACATGAATCTAGGTGCGGGCCGGGTCGTTTATCAGGATTTGGTAAAAGTTAATAAGGCCGTTGACGAGCACACGCTCGACAACGAGCCAGTACTGGTCAATGCGCTGAATTACGCGAAAACAAACGGTAAAAAAGTACATTTCATCGGTCTTGTGTCTGACGGGGGTGTTCACGCCCACATCGAGCACGTAAAGGGGCTGCTTTCCATTGCGCAAGCCCACGGCCTGACCGACGTATTCGTGCATGCCTTTACGGACGGTCGCGATACCGACCCGAAAGGCGGCATTGGTTACCTGACCGATTTACAGGCCCATATGGCCGTATCGACGGGCCAGATTGCTACGGTGATTGGCCGTTACTATGCTATGGACCGCGACAACCGCTGGGAGCGGGTTAAGGTTGCCTACGATGCCATGGTGAAAGGTGAAGGCACCAAAGTAGCTGGGGCCGACATTGCCGCGTCGTTACAGGCATCGTACGATGCGGGTGTGACCGACGAGTTCATTAAGCCGCTTATTGTTGCCAATGTCGATGGTTCGCCGGTGGCGGTGATTGAAGATGGCGACGTGGTGCTGTGCTTTAACTTCCGCACTGACCGGGGTCGTGAAATCACCCAGGCGCTGACCCAGAAGGATTTTCCGGAGCAGGACATGAAAAAACTGTCGCTGGAATACATCACGATGACGAACTACGACAGCGAGTTTGAGAACGTAAAAGTCATTTTCGATAAAGATAACCTGCAAAACACACTCGGTGAGGTCGTTGCCGGAGCTGGTCGGAAGCAGATTCGCATTGCCGAGACCGAGAAGTATCCCCACGTTACGTTCTTCTTCTCGGGTGGTCGTGAAGAGCCATTCGCCGGAGAGAAGCGCCTGCTGTGTCCATCGCCGAAAGAGATGGTCGTGCGCGACGCAAACGGCGTAGAAACAACGATTCCCGTTAAGACCTACGATCAAAAGCCGGAAATGGCCGCTTACGACATTCGCGACGCTATTATTCCGGAGCTGGAAAGTGAAGAGCCGGATTTCATCTGCCTGAACTTTGCCAATACCGACATGGTAGGGCACACGGGCGTATTTGAAGCCGTAAAAATTGCCGCCGAAACAGCCGATGCCTGCGCCCAGGCCGTAACCGAAGCTGCGCTGGCGCATGGCTACACGACGATCATCATTGCCGACCACGGTAACGCTGAGTTTATGACAAACGACGACGGTACACCAAACACAGCTCACACAACGAACCTGGTGCCATGTATCCTGATTGATAAAGATTACCATCCGTCGCTGAAAGACGGCAAGCTGGCTGACATCGCCCCAACGATTCTTGAATTGATGGGCATCCCGCAACCTGCCGAAATGGGTGGCGTGAGCCTGATTGTGAACTAG
- a CDS encoding 2-oxoglutarate dehydrogenase, E1 subunit (KEGG: pap:PSPA7_3689 2-oxoglutarate dehydrogenase E1 component~TIGRFAM: 2-oxoglutarate dehydrogenase, E1 subunit~PFAM: Transketolase central region; dehydrogenase E1 component), translating into MDQYSYIANSDAAYVDQLYQSYKQDPQTVDESWQQFFKGFEFSLTYGEKANGNGAGTQAEPGKSNGTALNGSSGNGQATAKPVDATHAEKEVSVASLIKAYRSRGHLLAKTNPLRERKDRQPRVDLPDYALSEADLDTVFESGKLLGIGPATLRVIMDSLRKIYAGEIGFEYMYIRELDVKNWLRNKIEKEALVFMPTLDEKKRILEKLNEATVFENFLATKYLGQKRFSLEGGEVTIPALDTIISQAADMGVEEVMIGMAHRGRLNVLANILGKSYESIFDGFEGNVPDQVHGDGDVKYHLGYSSLTETKSGKQISVKLAPNPSHLEAVNPVVEGFVRAQADEEYQGDFTKIMPILIHGDAAVAGQGIVYEVTQMAKLAGYTTGGTVHFVINNQIGFTTDFEDARSSIYCSDIAKIIDAPIFHVNGDDPEAVIFCAKLAVEFREKFNRDVFIDMVCYRRYGHNEADEPKFTQPTMYNIIDKHQNPREIYKDLLIKRGDVDAELAQRMDTEFKKQLQDRLDRVKQKAEIPYKPLRLDRDWSELRFSEPSDFDNSPETGVPAETLQTIGNALVKLPEGFKPLKQIDKLLKDRQTMLNDTKMVNWGTAELLAYGSLLLEGRAVRLSGQDVQRGTFSHRHAVLHDSETNASYSSLDYIQDGQQKFQIYNSLLSEYGVLGFEYGYAMANPQALVIWEAQFGDFSNGAQLIIDQFIAAAESKWGIQNGVTMLLPHGYEGQGPEHSNARPERYLQLYAEYNMVVANITTPANLFHVMRRQLAWAFRKPLVIMSPKSLLRHPKCISPLEDLTKGSFQEIIDDSYAQAKKVTRVLLCTGKVYYDLLDKQQADQRDDVAIVRIEQLAPLSKTQLNAVLEKYKKAEIFWVQEEPENMGYWTYLLRIGLNYPIISRKASASPATGYPKIHSQEQADIVRRAFE; encoded by the coding sequence TTGCCAGTTTGATCAAGGCATACCGGTCTCGTGGTCACTTGCTGGCGAAAACCAATCCACTCCGCGAACGCAAAGACCGGCAACCCCGCGTCGATTTGCCCGATTACGCCCTTTCCGAAGCCGATCTGGATACGGTATTCGAGTCAGGTAAACTGCTCGGAATCGGACCGGCTACGCTGCGCGTTATTATGGATTCGCTGCGGAAAATCTACGCTGGTGAAATTGGATTTGAGTACATGTACATCCGCGAGCTGGATGTAAAAAACTGGTTGCGCAATAAGATTGAGAAAGAAGCGCTCGTTTTCATGCCTACCCTCGATGAGAAAAAGCGTATTCTCGAAAAACTGAACGAAGCTACCGTTTTCGAAAACTTCCTCGCCACAAAATACCTCGGTCAGAAGCGTTTTTCGCTGGAAGGTGGTGAAGTGACCATTCCGGCCCTCGACACCATCATCAGCCAGGCGGCCGACATGGGCGTTGAAGAGGTAATGATCGGTATGGCACACCGCGGACGGCTTAACGTACTGGCCAATATTCTGGGCAAGTCGTACGAGTCGATCTTCGATGGCTTCGAAGGCAACGTACCCGATCAGGTACACGGCGATGGTGACGTAAAATACCACCTCGGCTATTCGAGTCTAACCGAAACCAAATCGGGCAAGCAGATCAGCGTGAAGCTGGCCCCTAACCCATCGCACCTGGAAGCGGTTAACCCCGTTGTTGAAGGCTTTGTGCGGGCGCAGGCCGACGAAGAATACCAGGGCGATTTCACCAAGATCATGCCTATCCTGATCCACGGCGATGCAGCCGTTGCCGGTCAGGGTATTGTATATGAGGTAACCCAAATGGCGAAACTGGCGGGCTATACGACCGGCGGTACAGTCCACTTTGTTATCAACAACCAGATTGGCTTCACCACCGATTTCGAAGATGCCCGTTCATCTATTTATTGCTCAGACATCGCCAAAATCATCGACGCACCTATTTTCCACGTCAACGGCGATGACCCTGAAGCGGTTATTTTCTGCGCTAAACTAGCGGTAGAGTTCCGGGAGAAGTTCAACCGGGACGTGTTTATCGACATGGTTTGCTATCGTCGCTACGGCCACAACGAAGCCGACGAGCCGAAGTTCACGCAGCCGACGATGTACAACATCATCGACAAGCATCAGAATCCGCGTGAAATCTACAAAGACCTGCTCATCAAGCGGGGCGATGTCGATGCGGAACTGGCGCAACGCATGGATACGGAATTCAAGAAGCAGTTGCAGGACCGGCTCGACCGCGTCAAGCAAAAAGCCGAAATTCCATACAAACCACTGCGACTCGACCGTGACTGGTCGGAACTTCGTTTCAGCGAACCCTCCGACTTCGACAACTCGCCCGAAACGGGAGTACCGGCCGAAACACTGCAAACTATTGGCAACGCGCTGGTGAAATTACCGGAAGGGTTCAAGCCGCTGAAGCAGATCGACAAGCTTCTGAAAGACCGGCAAACGATGCTCAACGACACCAAAATGGTGAACTGGGGTACGGCCGAACTGCTGGCCTACGGCTCGCTGCTACTCGAAGGCAGAGCTGTTCGGCTGAGCGGCCAGGATGTGCAGCGGGGTACGTTCTCGCACCGCCATGCCGTTCTGCATGATTCCGAGACGAATGCCTCGTACTCGTCACTGGATTACATTCAGGATGGTCAGCAGAAATTCCAGATATACAACTCCTTGCTGTCGGAATACGGCGTCCTTGGCTTCGAATATGGTTATGCCATGGCAAACCCGCAGGCGCTGGTGATCTGGGAAGCACAGTTCGGCGATTTCTCGAATGGTGCTCAGCTCATCATCGACCAGTTTATTGCCGCTGCCGAGTCGAAATGGGGTATCCAGAATGGTGTAACGATGTTGCTTCCCCACGGCTACGAAGGCCAGGGGCCGGAGCACTCCAACGCCCGCCCGGAACGGTATCTGCAACTTTACGCAGAATACAACATGGTGGTGGCTAATATTACTACTCCGGCAAACCTGTTCCACGTTATGCGTCGGCAATTGGCCTGGGCATTCCGGAAGCCGCTGGTTATCATGTCTCCCAAATCGTTGCTTCGCCATCCGAAATGTATTTCCCCGCTGGAGGACCTTACTAAAGGATCGTTCCAGGAAATTATCGATGATAGCTACGCACAGGCGAAAAAGGTGACGCGCGTGCTGCTTTGCACAGGTAAAGTCTATTACGACTTACTCGACAAGCAACAGGCCGATCAGCGCGACGACGTGGCCATTGTACGCATTGAACAGTTGGCTCCACTTTCCAAAACGCAACTGAACGCCGTGTTGGAGAAGTACAAAAAAGCCGAAATCTTCTGGGTACAGGAAGAGCCGGAAAACATGGGCTACTGGACGTACCTGCTACGGATTGGGTTGAACTATCCGATCATTTCGCGGAAAGCTTCGGCTTCACCCGCTACCGGTTACCCAAAAATACATTCTCAGGAACAAGCCGATATCGTTCGAAGAGCGTTTGAATAA
- a CDS encoding protein tyrosine phosphatase (PFAM: Protein-tyrosine phosphatase, low molecular weight~SMART: Protein-tyrosine phosphatase, low molecular weight~KEGG: pap:PSPA7_2183 phosphotyrosine protein phosphatase), with the protein MLNVLFVCYGNICRSPVAEGVFRTLVAEAGLDKQIQTDSAGTASFHIGQLPDRRTRENALEHGLTLTHRARRLIGEDLALFDYFVAMDEMNLEAIEKLNYRSTGLHTADTIFLLREFDPDVNDQPNVPDPYYEGPEVFEEVYQITLRCCRQLLTYLVQQHNLNERKSEGVNK; encoded by the coding sequence ATGCTAAACGTTCTCTTCGTTTGTTACGGCAATATTTGTCGGTCGCCGGTGGCGGAAGGTGTGTTTCGAACGCTGGTTGCCGAGGCTGGGCTGGATAAGCAGATTCAAACCGACTCGGCAGGAACGGCTTCGTTTCACATCGGTCAACTCCCCGACCGTCGTACCCGCGAAAACGCTCTTGAACATGGTCTTACGCTCACTCACCGCGCCCGACGGCTGATTGGCGAAGATCTGGCCCTGTTCGATTACTTCGTGGCAATGGACGAGATGAATCTGGAAGCCATTGAAAAGCTGAATTACCGGAGCACAGGCCTGCATACGGCCGATACTATTTTTTTACTCCGTGAGTTTGATCCGGACGTAAACGACCAGCCCAACGTGCCAGACCCCTATTACGAAGGGCCAGAAGTGTTTGAAGAGGTCTATCAAATCACCCTTCGATGCTGCCGTCAACTGCTGACCTATTTGGTGCAGCAACATAACTTAAATGAACGAAAGAGTGAAGGAGTGAACAAGTGA